A stretch of the bacterium genome encodes the following:
- the rpmE gene encoding 50S ribosomal protein L31, whose protein sequence is MRKKIHPKYYQAKVTCACGSSWTVGSTKKEIQLDLCSACHPFFTGKQKMVDTAGRVEKFRRKYGIVDKTAEAIQKKK, encoded by the coding sequence ATGAGAAAAAAAATACATCCTAAATACTACCAGGCGAAGGTCACCTGCGCTTGTGGAAGTAGTTGGACTGTTGGAAGCACCAAAAAAGAGATACAGCTTGATCTATGTTCCGCATGCCATCCTTTCTTCACAGGAAAACAGAAAATGGTTGACACCGCCGGTCGTGTGGAAAAATTCCGCAGAAAGTATGGCATCGTCGATAAAACGGCTGAAGCCATACAGAAAAAGAAATAA
- the pyrE gene encoding orotate phosphoribosyltransferase produces MPEKDILQRLTETEAMLEGHFLLSSGLHSNKYIQCAKLLQYPDNATWVGEKLAEKVSVDGIELVVSPAIGGIVIGQEVAKALGVPHIFVEKVNGTPTLRRGFSVKPGAKILVVEDVITTGKSTKEVIDVIDGTGGKVVAFSAMVDRGGSANIKLPFAALLKLDIEVFQPNDCPLCKSGIPVVKPGSRIQKK; encoded by the coding sequence ATGCCGGAAAAAGATATTCTACAACGCCTTACAGAAACCGAAGCCATGCTCGAAGGGCACTTCCTTCTCAGCTCGGGTTTGCACTCGAATAAGTATATCCAATGTGCCAAGCTCCTTCAATATCCCGATAATGCCACCTGGGTTGGCGAAAAACTCGCTGAAAAGGTTTCAGTCGATGGTATAGAATTGGTCGTCAGCCCTGCAATTGGGGGGATAGTTATTGGCCAGGAGGTTGCCAAGGCGCTAGGAGTGCCTCATATATTCGTTGAAAAGGTTAACGGCACACCAACGCTTAGACGCGGTTTTTCAGTCAAGCCGGGGGCTAAGATTCTTGTTGTGGAGGATGTTATCACCACTGGTAAATCGACTAAAGAGGTTATCGATGTCATCGATGGCACAGGTGGCAAAGTCGTTGCTTTTAGCGCCATGGTTGACCGTGGTGGTTCAGCAAATATAAAGCTTCCTTTTGCGGCGCTATTGAAACTCGATATCGAGGTTTTTCAGCCTAACGACTGCCCTCTATGTAAATCCGGTATCCCGGTGGTTAAACCCGGCAGCAGAATACAAAAGAAATAG
- the pyrF gene encoding orotidine-5'-phosphate decarboxylase, with translation MNDFFRKIETNFKSRGTCLCVGLDPDPLRIPERYKSSTTPIYDFLADIVNATSDLVCSYKPNMAFFESAGPEGLIQLAKLIEHIRNVDPEIPIILDAKRGDIGNTAKHYATTIFDTYSADGTTVNPYMGADTLESFTDRQEKGVFVLCLTSNPGYIDFENLSVKGDPLFIHVARKMAEINRNENIALVVGATHPAEAEKIRNIAPDLPFLMPGIGAQGGDPAMIMKIGKTASGLPPIVNSSRSILYPKDATTASTREAALKTRDLLNKYINS, from the coding sequence ATGAATGATTTCTTTAGAAAAATTGAAACCAATTTCAAAAGCAGGGGAACATGCCTTTGTGTCGGACTCGACCCTGATCCTCTTAGAATCCCCGAGCGATATAAATCAAGCACAACCCCGATTTACGATTTTCTCGCGGACATTGTAAATGCAACCTCCGACTTGGTTTGTTCATATAAACCTAACATGGCCTTTTTCGAGTCTGCCGGCCCCGAAGGCCTTATTCAGCTTGCTAAGCTAATCGAACACATTCGCAATGTCGATCCGGAGATACCGATTATACTCGATGCCAAACGCGGCGACATCGGTAACACAGCAAAACATTATGCCACGACTATTTTCGATACCTATTCCGCCGATGGCACCACAGTCAATCCATACATGGGTGCAGATACACTAGAATCCTTTACTGATCGGCAAGAAAAAGGTGTCTTCGTCCTTTGCCTCACTAGCAATCCCGGCTACATCGATTTCGAAAACCTATCCGTTAAGGGCGATCCATTGTTCATCCATGTTGCGCGGAAGATGGCCGAGATAAACAGGAATGAGAATATCGCGCTGGTTGTAGGTGCAACACATCCGGCTGAGGCCGAAAAAATCCGCAATATCGCACCCGATCTACCTTTCTTGATGCCCGGCATAGGAGCTCAAGGCGGCGATCCCGCAATGATTATGAAGATTGGTAAAACCGCGAGCGGGCTTCCACCGATAGTTAACAGCTCCCGGAGCATCCTTTATCCAAAGGATGCTACTACTGCCTCCACGCGTGAAGCTGCACTCAAAACAAGAGACTTATTAAACAAATATATTAATTCCTAA